From the genome of Cinclus cinclus chromosome 12, bCinCin1.1, whole genome shotgun sequence, one region includes:
- the MANF gene encoding mesencephalic astrocyte-derived neurotrophic factor, whose product MRAAHGLCAALALLLLPAGGRALREGDCEVCVTFLGRFYQSLKDNDIEFTPSSIEKELLKSCKEAKGKENRLCYYVGATSDAATKIINEVSKPMSHHIPVEKICEKLKKKDSQICELKYDKQIDLSTADLRKLRVKELRRILDDWGEVCKGCAEKSDFIRRIHELMPKYAPRAAGARTDL is encoded by the exons ATGCGGGCGGCCCACGGGCTTTGCGCGGCGCTGGCCCTGCTCTTGCTGCCGGCCGGTGGCCGGGCGCTGCGCGAAGGGGACTGCGAGG TGTGTGTCACATTCCTGGGAAGGTTCTACCAGAGTCTAAAGGACAACGACATTGAATTCACACCTTCCAGTATTGAAAAGGAGCTCTTGAAATCCTGCAAAGAAGCAAAGGGCAAAGAGAACCGCCTG TGCTATTATGTTGGGGCCACAAGTGATGCAGCCACCAAAATCATTAATGAGGTATCGAAGCCCATGAGTCACCACATTCCTGTGGAAAAGATCTGTGAGAAGCTAAAGAAGAAAGACAGTCAGATCTGTGAACTTAAATACG ACAAGCAGATCGACCTCAGCACCGCGGACCTGCGCAAGCTGCGCGTCAAGGAGCTGCGGCGGATCCTGGATGACTGGGGCGAGGTGTGCAAGGGCTGTGCCGAGAAGTCCGACTTCATCCGCAGGATCCACGAACTGATGCCCAAGTACGCGCCGAGGGCGGCCGGCGCCCGGACAGACCTCTGA
- the RBM15B gene encoding putative RNA-binding protein 15B produces MKRGSDRDSSPPGAAGGRAAAAAKRPRDRDRESSSRRGPHRSSGASRSSRDKSTPGGGGGGGGGGTTTSSSSGGGGSSSRSHRGDERAGGGGDSNHRPAGSGSVSGARGGSQAAPSSSSSSSSRALGVPKAKALPGAVVAPSLLLAGPPPGAAPSLLLAPLGGSAGLAGEPPGSCEYKTLLVSGLSAALPDQLLEDGLFRLFQRFAGGGAGDISVKLSHTPELGRVAYVNFRHPGDARDARRHARARQLLLYDRPLKVEPVYLRGGRRSRTPPPAPSPEPLGYLPPLHSAYQYKQRSLSPVTSPLLREPRPRHAAAAAFALEAAAIGLSRERERALDYYGLYDERGRPYSYPIVAEEDLMPEDDQRATRNLFIGNLDHNVSEVELRRAFEKYGIIEEVVIKRPARGQGGAYAFLKFQNLDMAHRAKVAMSGRVVGRNPIKIGYGKANPTTRLWVGGLGPSTSLAALAREFDRFGSIRTIDYVKGDSFAYIQYESLDAAQAACAQMRGFPLGGPERRLRVDFAKAEETRYPQQYQPAPLPVHYELLADGYSRHRSLEQDLRVRDRTPPHLLYSDRDRSFVEADWASPAKNAERRNNLESYSRSMRSRSGERWGSDGDRSVPKPWEERRRRRSLSSDRGRTTHSPYEDRSRTKASGPALDRSPDRARKENHTTEPGAEKEQSNSLQNNRHTAEEKPHREPADAPQPKKRDSERNHRTGESESKTHEEPKSETKKLKNLSEYAQTLQLAWNGLLVLKNSCFPTSMHILEGDLGVINGLLKDHSSGGKLTQLKIAQRLRLDQPKLDEVTRRIKQGSPNGYAVLLATQSAPAGAGAEGTFPVVEPGLQRRLLRNLVSYLKQKQAAGVISLPVGGAKGRDSTGMLYAFPPCEFSQQYLQSALRTLGKLEEEHMVIVIVKDTA; encoded by the coding sequence ATGAAGCGCGGCAGCGACCGCGACTCGAGCCCGCCGGGGGCCGCGGGCGGACGTGCGGCCGCCGCCGCCAAGCGGCCCCGCGACCGCGACCGAGAGAGCAGCAGCCGGCGCGGCCCGCACCGCAGCTCGGGCGCCTCCCGCAGCAGCCGGGACAAGTCCAcgcccggcggcggcggcggaggcggcggcggcggcaccaccaccagcagcagcagcggtggAGGCGGCTCTAGCTCCCGCAGCCACCGCGGCGATGAGCGCGCCGGCGGCGGAGGCGACTCGAACCACCGCCCGGCGGGGAGCGGCTCGGTCTCGGGCGCCCGCGGCGGCAGCCAGGCCGCcccctcgtcctcctcctcctcctcgtcccgGGCGCTCGGCGTGCCCAAGGCCAAGGCGCTGCCGGGCGCCGTGGTAGCCCCGTCGCTGCTGCTGGCCGGGCCGCCGCCGGGCGCCGCGCCCTCGCTGCTGCTGGCGCCGCTCGGGGGCTCGGCCGGGCTGGCCGGGGAGCCGCCCGGCTCCTGCGAGTACAAGACGCTGCTGGTGAGCGGGCTGAGTGCGGCCCTGCCCGACCAGCTGCTGGAGGACGGGCTGTTTCGCCTCTTCCAGCGCTTCGCGGGTGGGGGCGCCGGGGACATCAGTGTCAAGCTGTCCCACACGCCCGAGCTCGGCCGCGTCGCCTACGTGAACTTCCGACATCCCGGGGACGCCCGCGACGCCCGTCGGCACGCCCGGGCCCGGCAGCTGCTCCTCTACGACCGGCCGCTCAAGGTGGAGCCCGTGTACCTGCGCGGGGGCCGGCGCAGCCGCACGCCGCCCCCTGCGCCCTCCCCGGAGCCGCTGGGGTACCTGCCGCCCCTGCACAGCGCCTACCAGTACAAGCAGCGCTCGCTGTCGCCGGTCACCAGCCCCTTGCTGCGGGAGCCGCGGCCCCGTCACGCTGCCGCCGCTGCCTTCGCGCTGGAAGCGGCCGCCATCGGGCTTTCCCGGGAGCGGGAGCGAGCCCTGGATTACTACGGGCTGTACGATGAGCGCGGTCGCCCGTACAGTTACCCCATCGTGGCCGAGGAAGACCTGATGCCGGAGGATGACCAGAGAGCCACCCGCAACCTCTTCATCGGCAACTTAGACCACAACGTGTCAGAGGTGGAGCTGAGGCGCGCCTTTGAGAAGTATGGCATCATCGAGGAGGTGGTGATCAAGCGCCCTGCACGTGGCCAAGGCGGCGCCTACGCCTTCCTCAAGTTCCAGAACTTGGACATGGCTCACCGGGCCAAGGTGGCCATGTCAGGCCGCGTTGTGGGCAGGAACCCCATCAAAATCGGCTACGGGAAAGCCAACCCTACCACCCGGCTGTGGGTGGGGGGCCTTGGCCCCAGCACTTCTctggcagccctggccagggagtTCGACCGCTTTGGCAGTATCAGGACTATTGACTACGTGAAGGGCGACAGCTTCGCTTACATCCAGTACGAGAGTTTGGACGCTGCCCAGGCCGCCTGTGCGCAGATGAGGGGCTTTCCCTTGGGTGGACCGGAGAGGAGGCTCCGAGTGGATTTTGCCAAAGCAGAAGAGACGAGATACCCACAGCAGTACCAGCCTGCGCCGCTCCCCGTGCACTACGAGCTGCTGGCTGACGGGTACAGCCGGCACCGGAGCCTGGAGCAAGACTTGAGGGTGCGGGATAGGACTCCTCCGCACCTCCTGTACTCGGACAGAGACAGGAGCTTTGTGGAGGCAGACTGGGCCAGCCCTGCCAAAAACGCCGAGCGCAGGAACAACCTGGAGAGCTACAGCCGGTCCATGCGCAGCCGGAGCGGGGAGCGCTGGGGCAGCGACGGTGACCGCAGCGTGCCCAAACCGTGGGAAGAGAGGCGGAGACGCCGGAGCCTTTCCAGTGACCGCGGGAGGACTACTCACTCGCCTTACGAGGACAGAAGCAGGACAAAGGCCAGTGGGCCAGCTCTAGACCGCAGCCCTGACAGGGCTCGCAAGGAGAATCACACTACAGAACCCGGAGCAGAGAAAGAGCAGAGCAACTCCCTCCAGAACAATCGTCACACGGCTGAGGAGAAACCCCATCGCGAGCCAGCCGATGCTCCCCAGCCCAAAAAAAGGGACAGCGAACGCAATCATCGAACTGGTGAATCGGAATCAAAAACTCACGAGGAGCCAAAATCTGAGACCAAAAAGCTAAAGAATTTATCAGAATATGCTCAGACACTGCAACTTGCTTGGAATGGGCTTCTTGTGCTAAAAAACAGCTGCTTCCCCACCTCTATGCACATCCTGGAGGGAGACCTGGGTGTCATCAATGGACTCCTCAAAGACCATTCATCTGGCGGGAAGCTGACGCAGCTCAAAATCGCTCAGAGACTTCGGCTGGACCAGCCCAAGCTGGATGAAGTCACCCGACGCATCAAACAAGGCAGCCCCAACGGCTACGCTGTGCTCCTGGCCACCCAGTCCGCCCCGGCAGGGGCAGGGGCCGAGGGGACCTTCCCTGTGGTAGAGCCTGGCTTGCAGCGACGGCTTCTCAGGAATCTGGTCTCCTACTTGAAACAGAAGCAGGCTGCTGGGGTTATCAGCCTGCCCGTGGGAGGGGcgaagggcagggacagcacaggcaTGCTTTACGCGTTCCCTCCTTGCGAGTTCTCTCAGCAGTACCTCCAGTCAGCACTAAGGACATTGGGGAAGTTAGAAGAAGAACATATGGTGATAGTTATAGTCAAAGACACTGCCTAG